CGCGGCGGACCGACCATCGACGAGCAGATCCTCGTCTACCCGGTCACCGACCGCGACCTCGACCGGCCCTCCTACCACGACCCGGAGAACCAGCTCCTCCTCTCGCGGGCGACGATGGAGTGGTTCTGGGGCCACTACGCACCGGACCCGCAGGCCCGGGAGCATCCCGATGCCTCGCCGCTGCGCCACCCCGACCTGACCGGTCTGCCACCGGCCTTCGTCTACCTCGCCGGGCACGATCCGCTCCACGACGCGGGCCGCGAGTACGCCGACCGGCTCGCCGCCGCCGGCGTCGACGTCACCATGGAGGTCGCCGCCGGCCAGATGCACACGTTCTTCCAGATGGCCAACCTGCTGCCGGGATACGCGCGGGGCATCGACCGCGTCGTGCAGCGCATCGCGGAGCGCGTCACCGTTCACTCCCCCGCCTCCGCCTGAACCGCCGCGCCGAACCAGACCGACCGAGAGGACGTGCTCGCCGATGACCGCGACCACCGCCGCATCCCATGATGCGCCGACCGCCGCCCCCGCGCCGGAGGCGCAGCCGGACGCACCGCGACCCGACTTCGACGCCGTCGTCGTCGGTGCCGGGTTCGCCGGGATGCACCAGCTCCACACCCTGCGCGGGCAGGGGCTGCGCGTGCACGCGTTCGAGGCCGGCGGCGACGTCGGGGGCACGTGGTACTGGAACCGCTACCCGGGGGCCCGGGTCGACATCGAATCCGAGCACTACTCGTACAGCTTCGACCCGGCGCTCGAACAGGAGTGGGACTGGAGCGAGCGCTACTCCGTCCAGCCCGAGCTCCTCGCCTACGCGTCGCACGTCACCGACCGCTTCGACCTACGGAGCGATATCACCTTCGACACCCGGGTGAGCACGCTCGACTGGTGCGAGGACGACGGCCTGTGGACGGTCTCGACCGACACCGGGACGGAGGTCACCGCCCGCTTCGTCGTCCTCGCCACCGGCTGCCTGTCCGTGCCGAAGCAGCCGGAGTTCCCCGGGACCGAGGACTTCACCGGGGAGATCCTCTACAGCGCGAACCGGCCGGATGACGCCGACCTCACCGGCAAGGACGTCGCGGTCATCGGAACCGGATCGTCCGGCATCCAGATCATCACCGCGATCGCCGCCGAGGTCGCCTCGCTCACGGTGTATCGGCGCACCCCGAACTTCGCGATCCCCGCACACAACCGGGACCTCACCGATGACGACCGGCAGCGGATCAAGGAGGATTACACGCAGATCCGTGCGGCCGACCGATCCTCACAACTCGGATTCACCACCGGCGGCGGAGAGCCGCAGGAGTTCGGGGAGCTCGCCCCCGAGCAGCGACGGGCGGCGCTCGAGGAGCGCTGGGACTACGGCGGCCTCGGTTTGACGAGCACGTTCAGCGACACCCTCCTGAGCCGGGAGACGAACGACGCGGTCGCCGCATTCGCCCACGAGCAGATCCGCGACCGGATCGACGACCCCGAGGTTGCCGAGCTCCTCGTGCCCCGGAGCTTCCCCATCGGCGTCAAGCGGCTGTGCGTCGACACCGGATACTTCGAGGTGTACAGCGCGGAGAACGTCACGCTCGTCGACCTCAATGAGCACCCGATCGAGGCGATCACCGCCGACGGCATCCGCGCCGGGGGTGAGGAGCGCTCCGCCGACGTCATCGTCCTCGCGACCGGTTTCGATGCGATGACCGAAGCGATCTCCCGGATCGACATCCGTGCCCGCGGCACGTCCCTGAACCAGGAGTGGGAGGGGGGTGCCCGGACGTACCTCGGCCTCATGACCGCCGGCTTCCCCAACCTCTTCCTCATCACCGGGCCGCAGAGCCCGTCCGTGCTGACGAACATGACGACGTCGATCGAGTACCACGTCGACTACGTCACCGGGCTCATCCGCACGATGACCGAGCGGGGCCAGGACCGGGTCGAGGCCCGGCCCGAGGCCCAGGACAACTGGGTCGCAACGACGGACGACCTCGCCGATCTCACGCTGTTCTCCGAGGCCGCGTCGTGGTACCGGGGTGCGAACATCCCCGGCAAGCCGCGGAGGTTCCTCCCCTTCCCGGGAGGCTCGGACACGTACATCGCCTACTGCGATGCGATCGCCCTGTGCGGGTACCACGGGTTCCGGTTCTCCCCGCCGGTCGCCGGGCGCTGAGCACCGGGGAGCGGCCGGGCGGGATCCGGGGACCGGTCGCGTGGGGACGGGTCAGTCGGCGACGAACGCCGAGCGCGGCGCAGCGGTTCCCCAGGCGTCCATCGCCCCGAGCACCGGGCGGAGCTCCTCCCCGAGCGCGGTGAGTTCATAGACCACGCGCGGCGGGATCTCGGCGTAGGCCGTGCGCGTGACCACCCCGTGCTTCTCGAACCGACGCAGCCGGTTCGTCAGGGTGTGGGCGCTGATCCCCGGCAGACCGGCGCGCAGCTCGCTGAAGCGCCGCGGCCCGTGGAGCAGCTCGCGGACGATGAGGGTCGCCCACGGGCCGTCGAGCAGGATCAGGAACCGCGCGACCCCGCAGTCGGGCAGGTCAGCAGATGTGTCGTCTGTCACAATGAGCTCCGAACGCCAGTAGTGCAGTTGATGTAACCAGTTCATCATATGCACTAATGGAGGCATGACATACATCGTGCACGGCGCCACCGGCGCCCAAGGAGCCCCTGTCCTCGACGCCCTCCTCCGGGAGGGCCACCCGGTTACCGGAGTCGCCCGGTCCCCCGAACCCCTGCCGGCCGGGGCCGCTGCGGCGGCCGCCGACCTCACCGATCCCCGCGCGCTCAGCCGGCTCTACCGCGGCGCACAGGGAGTCTTCGCCCACCTCCCCCTCGGACCGGCCGAGCTCCAGTCCGCCTGCGCGGAGTCGATCGTCGCCGCCGTCCGCGAGACGCGCCCCGCGCGGGTCGTCGTGTCGACGAGCGGGCGGATCGTCGACGAACCCGGCTCACCGCTCCAGGCGCCCGACGACAGCCCGATCATGACGCTCATCCGCGGTCTCGGGGAGACCGGCACCGCACTCGCGATCGTCGCCCCGCGCCTCTTCCTCGAGAACCTCCTGCTCCCGGTGGTCGCCGGCCCCGTGACCGAGGAGGGAGTGCTGCGCTACCCCCTCGCGGCGGACCATGCCGTCTCGTGGAGCTCCCACGCCGAGGTCGCCGCAGCCGCCGCGCGCCTCCTCGTGGACCCGCGGATCACCGGCACGGTCGGCGTCGGAGCGCTGCCGGCGCTCACCGGACCGGATCTCGCCGCGGCCTTCGGCGCCCACCACGGGAGGCCCGTCCGGTACGAGGCGATCGCGCCCGCGGCGTTCGGCGATCTCATCTCCCCGCTGCTCGGACCTG
This Brevibacterium ihuae DNA region includes the following protein-coding sequences:
- a CDS encoding winged helix-turn-helix transcriptional regulator yields the protein MTDDTSADLPDCGVARFLILLDGPWATLIVRELLHGPRRFSELRAGLPGISAHTLTNRLRRFEKHGVVTRTAYAEIPPRVVYELTALGEELRPVLGAMDAWGTAAPRSAFVAD
- a CDS encoding flavin-containing monooxygenase — translated: MTATTAASHDAPTAAPAPEAQPDAPRPDFDAVVVGAGFAGMHQLHTLRGQGLRVHAFEAGGDVGGTWYWNRYPGARVDIESEHYSYSFDPALEQEWDWSERYSVQPELLAYASHVTDRFDLRSDITFDTRVSTLDWCEDDGLWTVSTDTGTEVTARFVVLATGCLSVPKQPEFPGTEDFTGEILYSANRPDDADLTGKDVAVIGTGSSGIQIITAIAAEVASLTVYRRTPNFAIPAHNRDLTDDDRQRIKEDYTQIRAADRSSQLGFTTGGGEPQEFGELAPEQRRAALEERWDYGGLGLTSTFSDTLLSRETNDAVAAFAHEQIRDRIDDPEVAELLVPRSFPIGVKRLCVDTGYFEVYSAENVTLVDLNEHPIEAITADGIRAGGEERSADVIVLATGFDAMTEAISRIDIRARGTSLNQEWEGGARTYLGLMTAGFPNLFLITGPQSPSVLTNMTTSIEYHVDYVTGLIRTMTERGQDRVEARPEAQDNWVATTDDLADLTLFSEAASWYRGANIPGKPRRFLPFPGGSDTYIAYCDAIALCGYHGFRFSPPVAGR
- a CDS encoding NAD(P)H-binding protein, translating into MTYIVHGATGAQGAPVLDALLREGHPVTGVARSPEPLPAGAAAAAADLTDPRALSRLYRGAQGVFAHLPLGPAELQSACAESIVAAVRETRPARVVVSTSGRIVDEPGSPLQAPDDSPIMTLIRGLGETGTALAIVAPRLFLENLLLPVVAGPVTEEGVLRYPLAADHAVSWSSHAEVAAAAARLLVDPRITGTVGVGALPALTGPDLAAAFGAHHGRPVRYEAIAPAAFGDLISPLLGPAAAEPVVGLYQALGTQDRTVITEDTSAQAVLGLRPLDLGNWLAEVSAADTGTAAG